A window of Longispora fulva contains these coding sequences:
- the glnA gene encoding type I glutamate--ammonia ligase, producing the protein MDRQQQFVLRTLEERDIRFVRLWFTDVLGTLKSVSVAPAELEAAFEEGIGFDGSAIEGFARVYESDMVAMPDPTTFQVFPFEGGASGESARMFCDILMPDGSPSWADPRHVLRRVLSRAAEKGFTFYTHPEIEFFLFNDLPDDGSVPSPVDSGGYFDNTTHAAARDFRRQAVLALERIGISVEFSHHEVAPGQQEIDLRYADALTTADNVMTFRHVVKEVALGQGVHASFMPKPFSDQPGSGMHTHLSLFEGERNVFHDPSDPMKLSKTARSFIAGLLTHAREFTAVTNQWVNSYKRLFPQHVENRITESPAYVCWGHSNRSALVRVPAYGKPNSARVEIRSPDTACNPYLAFAVLLSAGLRGIEEGYELPPGAEDDVWGLSDAERRAMGYAALPQNLAEAIEVMAGSEFVAETLGEHVFDFFLANKRAEWEEYRRQVTPYERQRYLGML; encoded by the coding sequence GTGGATCGGCAACAGCAGTTCGTGCTGCGAACGCTGGAAGAACGTGATATCCGGTTTGTCCGGTTGTGGTTCACGGACGTGCTCGGCACGCTCAAGAGCGTGTCCGTCGCCCCGGCCGAACTGGAGGCCGCCTTCGAGGAGGGCATCGGCTTCGACGGCTCCGCGATCGAAGGCTTCGCCCGGGTGTACGAGTCGGACATGGTCGCCATGCCCGACCCCACCACCTTCCAGGTGTTCCCGTTCGAGGGCGGCGCGTCCGGCGAGAGCGCCCGGATGTTCTGCGACATCCTGATGCCCGACGGCTCACCGTCCTGGGCCGACCCCCGCCACGTGCTCCGCCGGGTGCTGTCGCGGGCCGCGGAGAAGGGCTTCACCTTCTACACCCACCCCGAGATCGAGTTCTTCCTGTTCAACGACCTGCCCGACGACGGCTCCGTCCCCAGCCCGGTCGACTCCGGCGGCTACTTCGACAACACCACCCACGCCGCCGCCCGCGACTTCCGCCGGCAGGCCGTGCTCGCGCTCGAGCGGATCGGGATCTCCGTCGAGTTCAGCCACCACGAGGTCGCCCCCGGCCAGCAGGAGATCGACCTGCGGTACGCCGACGCGCTGACCACCGCCGACAACGTGATGACGTTCCGGCACGTGGTGAAGGAGGTCGCCCTCGGCCAGGGCGTGCACGCCTCGTTCATGCCCAAGCCGTTCAGCGACCAGCCCGGCAGCGGCATGCACACCCACCTGTCGCTGTTCGAAGGCGAACGCAACGTCTTCCACGACCCGTCCGACCCGATGAAGCTGTCCAAGACGGCCCGCTCCTTCATCGCCGGGCTGCTCACCCACGCGCGCGAGTTCACCGCCGTGACCAACCAGTGGGTCAACTCCTACAAGCGGCTCTTCCCGCAGCACGTGGAGAACCGGATCACCGAGTCCCCGGCGTACGTGTGCTGGGGCCACTCCAACCGCTCCGCGCTCGTCCGGGTGCCCGCCTACGGCAAGCCCAACTCCGCCCGGGTCGAGATCCGCTCGCCCGACACCGCGTGCAACCCGTACCTGGCGTTCGCCGTCCTGCTGTCCGCCGGCCTGCGCGGCATCGAGGAGGGCTACGAACTGCCCCCCGGCGCCGAGGACGACGTGTGGGGCCTGTCCGACGCCGAGCGCCGCGCCATGGGCTACGCTGCGCTGCCGCAGAATCTGGCCGAGGCCATCGAGGTCATGGCCGGCTCGGAGTTCGTCGCCGAGACCCTCGGCGAGCACGTGTTCGACTTCTTCCTCGCCAACAAGCGGGCGGAGTGGGAGGAGTACCGACGACAGGTCACCCCCTACGAACGCCAGCGCTACCTCGGGATGCTCTAG
- a CDS encoding NAD+ synthase: MPTLRLALAQVNTTVGDVSGNAALVRDWCRRALDAGAQIVAFPEMTLTGYPVEDLTFRESFVAASRAAVDQLASEVPPDLAVIVGYLDADGPARTGSDAARDRGPRDALALLHGGRVAARYFKHHLPNYGVFDEDRYFVPGDTLTVVRINGVDVAMTVCEDIWQPGGPFAVAGRAEVGLVVNINASPYELNKDDVRLPLVARRAREANAAVAYVNLVGGQDELVFDGDSIVVSADGELLARGGQFTEELQVVDLHLPAATSDDTGDFGEMLVARTALPALPELPGAAVAPRIEPRLGDEAEVWGALVTGLRDYVRKNGFRSVILGLSGGIDSAVVAAIAVDALGGDNVHGVAMPSGYSSEHSLDDAQESAKLGGLHFTVQPIGPMFDAFMANMNLNGLAAENLQARIRGMVSMSLSNQHGHLVLSTGNKSELAVGYATLYGDMAGGFNPLKDVPKTLVWKLARWRNTVSPLIPENSISKPPSAELRPDQLDTDSLPPYEELDPLLHGYIDLDMGSAALKAAGHDPALVDRVLRMVDIAEYKRRQSAPGTKISIKAFGRDRRLPMTNRFREGV; this comes from the coding sequence ATGCCGACACTGCGCCTCGCTCTCGCCCAGGTGAACACCACTGTCGGGGATGTCTCCGGCAACGCCGCGCTGGTCCGCGACTGGTGCCGGCGCGCGCTCGACGCGGGGGCGCAGATCGTGGCGTTCCCCGAGATGACGCTGACGGGATATCCGGTGGAGGACCTCACTTTCCGGGAGAGCTTCGTCGCCGCGTCCCGCGCCGCCGTGGACCAGCTGGCTTCCGAGGTACCGCCGGACCTGGCGGTCATCGTCGGTTATCTCGACGCGGACGGCCCGGCCCGGACGGGTTCGGACGCCGCCCGCGACCGGGGCCCCCGCGACGCGCTCGCGCTGCTGCACGGCGGGAGGGTCGCCGCCCGCTACTTCAAGCACCACCTGCCGAACTACGGCGTGTTCGACGAGGACCGGTACTTCGTGCCCGGCGACACCCTCACCGTGGTGCGGATCAACGGGGTGGACGTCGCGATGACCGTGTGCGAGGACATCTGGCAGCCGGGCGGCCCGTTCGCGGTGGCCGGCCGGGCGGAGGTGGGCCTGGTGGTGAACATCAACGCCTCGCCGTACGAGCTGAACAAGGACGACGTCCGGCTGCCGCTGGTGGCCCGTAGGGCGCGGGAGGCGAATGCCGCGGTCGCGTACGTGAACCTGGTCGGCGGCCAGGACGAGCTGGTGTTCGACGGCGACTCGATAGTGGTCTCCGCCGACGGCGAGCTGCTGGCCCGTGGCGGGCAGTTCACCGAGGAGCTGCAGGTCGTGGACCTGCACCTGCCGGCGGCGACCTCCGACGACACTGGCGACTTCGGCGAGATGCTGGTCGCCCGCACCGCGCTGCCGGCGCTGCCCGAGCTGCCGGGCGCGGCCGTCGCGCCCCGGATCGAGCCCCGGCTGGGCGACGAGGCCGAGGTGTGGGGGGCGCTGGTGACGGGGTTGCGGGACTACGTACGCAAAAATGGTTTCCGCTCGGTGATCCTCGGGCTGTCCGGCGGGATCGACTCGGCCGTGGTCGCCGCGATCGCGGTCGACGCGCTGGGCGGGGACAACGTGCACGGCGTCGCGATGCCCAGCGGCTACTCCAGCGAGCACTCCCTCGACGACGCGCAGGAGTCGGCCAAGCTCGGTGGCCTGCACTTCACCGTGCAGCCGATCGGGCCCATGTTCGACGCGTTCATGGCCAACATGAACCTCAACGGGCTGGCGGCGGAGAATCTCCAGGCCAGGATCCGGGGCATGGTCTCGATGAGCCTGTCCAACCAGCACGGCCACCTGGTGCTGTCCACCGGCAACAAGAGCGAACTCGCCGTCGGCTACGCCACGCTGTACGGCGACATGGCCGGCGGGTTCAACCCGCTCAAGGACGTGCCGAAGACCCTGGTCTGGAAGCTGGCCCGGTGGCGCAACACCGTCTCGCCGCTGATACCGGAGAACTCCATCTCCAAGCCGCCGAGCGCCGAGTTGCGGCCCGACCAGCTCGACACGGACTCCCTGCCGCCGTACGAGGAACTCGACCCGCTCCTGCACGGCTACATCGACCTGGACATGGGCAGCGCGGCGCTGAAGGCCGCCGGGCACGACCCCGCGCTGGTGGACCGGGTGCTGCGGATGGTGGACATCGCCGAGTACAAGCGGCGGCAGTCCGCGCCCGGCACGAAGATCTCGATCAAGGCGTTCGGCCGGGACCGCCGGCTGCCGATGACCAACCGGTTCCGCGAGGGCGTGTAA
- a CDS encoding RNA polymerase sigma factor has product MRERDEPWFRAMYTEHYPAVARYAVRRLGSPSAAEELAQEVFLTAWRRRADIPGRELPWLYGVARRLLANEWRRTRPAFVELTDSAAPAGGVDELLDVRAALATLSEDDQELLRLVGWEQLSVSEAAAVLGCGRTVCAVRLHRARRRLTAAMERAVPATSTRRGALL; this is encoded by the coding sequence ATGAGGGAACGCGACGAGCCCTGGTTCCGGGCCATGTACACCGAGCACTACCCGGCAGTGGCCCGGTACGCGGTGCGCCGACTCGGCTCACCATCCGCGGCCGAGGAGCTGGCCCAGGAGGTCTTCCTGACCGCCTGGCGACGCCGGGCCGACATCCCCGGCCGGGAACTGCCGTGGCTGTACGGGGTGGCCCGCCGCCTGCTCGCCAACGAGTGGCGGCGGACCCGCCCGGCGTTCGTGGAGCTGACCGACTCGGCGGCCCCGGCCGGCGGGGTCGACGAGCTGCTCGACGTGCGCGCGGCGCTGGCCACGCTGTCCGAGGACGACCAGGAGCTGCTGCGCCTGGTCGGCTGGGAGCAGTTGTCGGTCAGCGAGGCAGCCGCGGTGCTGGGCTGCGGCCGGACGGTGTGCGCCGTGCGGCTGCACCGGGCCCGCAGACGGCTGACCGCCGCCATGGAGCGTGCCGTTCCCGCGACATCCACGCGAAGGGGAGCACTGCTGTGA
- the panB gene encoding 3-methyl-2-oxobutanoate hydroxymethyltransferase, protein MSLYGGPATKRVRTRDLQLAKDNGERWAMLTSYDQYTAGIFDAAGIPVLLVGDSASNNVFGHSTTLPVTVDELIPLTRAVVKATQRALVVADLPFGSYELNAEQAFNTSVRFMKEAEAHAVKLEGGRKRAGQIRALVDAGIPVMAHIGFTPQSEHTMGGYRVQGRGEAGADILADAYAVQEAGAFAVVMEMVPGDVAARVTKELHIPTVGIGAGADCDAQVLVWQDMVGLRSGPMPRFVKRYADMASVLENAAKTYAEEVRGGQFPTIEHTF, encoded by the coding sequence ATGTCTTTGTACGGCGGCCCGGCCACCAAGCGCGTACGCACCCGCGATCTCCAGCTCGCCAAGGACAACGGCGAGCGGTGGGCGATGCTCACCAGCTACGACCAGTACACGGCGGGGATCTTCGACGCGGCCGGCATCCCGGTCCTGCTCGTGGGCGACTCCGCCTCCAACAACGTCTTCGGCCACTCGACCACCCTGCCGGTGACGGTCGACGAGCTGATCCCGCTGACCCGGGCCGTCGTGAAGGCCACCCAGCGCGCCCTCGTCGTGGCAGACCTGCCCTTCGGCTCGTATGAGCTGAACGCCGAGCAGGCCTTCAACACCTCCGTGCGGTTCATGAAGGAGGCCGAGGCGCACGCCGTGAAGCTCGAGGGCGGCCGCAAGCGCGCCGGGCAGATCCGGGCCCTGGTCGACGCGGGCATCCCCGTCATGGCGCACATCGGCTTCACCCCGCAGAGCGAACACACCATGGGCGGCTACCGGGTCCAGGGCCGCGGCGAGGCGGGCGCGGACATCCTCGCCGACGCGTACGCGGTCCAGGAGGCCGGAGCGTTCGCCGTCGTGATGGAGATGGTGCCCGGCGACGTGGCGGCCCGGGTGACCAAGGAGCTGCACATCCCCACGGTCGGGATCGGCGCGGGCGCGGACTGCGACGCGCAGGTGCTGGTCTGGCAGGACATGGTGGGGCTGCGGTCGGGCCCGATGCCGCGGTTCGTGAAGCGGTACGCGGACATGGCCAGCGTGCTGGAGAACGCGGCGAAGACCTACGCCGAGGAGGTCCGCGGCGGCCAGTTCCCCACCATCGAGCACACCTTCTAA